GACCGGCTCGGCATCCCAGCCGAGCACATCTACCTGTCGCTGGAACGCAACATGAAATGCGCCGTGGGCATCTGCGGTCGCTGCCAGTACGGACCCCATTTCGTCTGCAAGGACGGACCCGTGTTTCGCTATGACCAAATCGCCAGCATCTTCGGCAAGGTTGGATTCTAGCAATCCTGTTCACGCCCGGCGGCCACGCCTCGGAGTGTTCAAGCTCGCGTCGTGCGACGGCTGCCAGCTGACCTTGCTCGACTGCGAGGACGAGCTGCTGGCCGTAGCGCAGGCGGTCGACATCGTGCATTTCCCCGAGGCCTCCTCGAGCCTGATGCCCGAGGGGCCCTTCGACGTGGTCTTGGTCGAGGGATCGCTGTCGACCTCGGAACAACTCGAGCAGCTGCACCGAATCCGCAAAAACGCGCGGGCCCTGGTGACCATCGGGGCCTGCGCCACAGCGGGCGGCATCCAGGCGCTGCGCAACTTCGCCGACCATGCCGAGTTTGCGCGCGCGGTCTACGCGCGGCCCGACATGCTGCCGATCCTGGCGAAGTCGACCCCCGTCGCCGAGCACGTCTCGGTCGACTTCGAGCTGCGAGGCTGCCCGATCGACAAGCGGCAGCTGATCGAGCTGATCGCCGCTATGCTGGTTGGCCGCGCGCCGGTCATCCCCAACGAGAGCGTGTGTATGGAATGCAAGCGACGCGGCGCCGTCTGTGTCGTCGTGACCAAGAACCAAGCTTGCCTCGGGCCGGTGACGCATGCGGGCTGCGGTGCCATCTGCCCCGCGTTCGCTCGCGGATGCTACGGCTGCTTTGGCCCGCGCGAGCGACCCAACACCCGGGCCCTTGCGCAGCACATGCGGGCTCAGGGCTTGACCGGCCGGGAGATCGCTCGCAGCTTCCGGCTCTTCACCGCCTACGCCCCCGAGTTTCGCGAAGAGAGCGAACGCCATGAGTCGTGAGCGCACGTACAAGGTGGATCTGCTCACGAGGGTGGAGGGCGAGGGTCGCTTTCACCTGGTGGTCGACGGCGAGGACGTGAAGGAGGCGCACCTGTCGATCTTCGAGGCCCCCAGGTTCTTCGAGGCCTTCATGCGGGGCCGCTCGTTTCAGGAAGCACCCGATATCGTGGCCCGGATCTGCGGCATCTGCCCCGTGGCCTACCAGATGAGCGCGGTGCGCGCGCTCGAAAACGCGCTCGCCTGGGTGCCGACGCCCGAGATACGGACCCTGCGCCGGCTCCTGTACTGCGGCGAATGGATCGAGAGTCACGCCCTGCACGTCTTCCTGCTGCATGCGCCGGATTTCCTTGGCTACGCCAGCGCCATGGACATGGCTCGGGATCACAAGGCCTTGGTCGAGCGTGGTCTGCGCATGAAGAAGGCCGGCAACTCGCTGATCGAAGTCCTGGGAGGCCGCGCCATCCATCCGGTTTCGGTCCGTGTGGGGGGCTTCAGCCGCGCCCCTTCCCCCGCCGAGCTCGGCGCGCTCCGCCCGGCCCTCGAGCAGGGTCTTGGCGACGCCTTGACCACGGTAAAGTGGGCGTCCGGGCTCAGGGCACCCGAGCTCGAGAGCGACTACGTGTTCGTGACGCTGTGCGCGCAAGACTACCCGCTCGAGTGGGGAGACCAGATCGCCATCTCCGGACGCGGGCAGTTTCCGGTAGAGGCTTTTGACGAGCTCTTCGAGGAGCAGCAAGTCGCACGCTCCAACGCGCTTCACTGCCGGCTGCGCGACGGCACCCCCTACCTTTGCGGACCCATGGCCAGGCTCAACCACGCGCACGAACGGCTGCATCCCACGGCGCTTGCTGCGCTCGCCACGAGCGGCCTAACGCTTCCGCTGCGCAATCCCTACCGTTCGATCGTGGTCAGGGCGATCGAGCTGGTGCACGCGTTCGCAGAAGCGCTGGCGATCATCGACGGCTACAGTTGCCCGCAACCCGCATGCTTCGATCTCGAGGCCGCGAGCGCATCGGGCTCGGGAGCCAGCGAAGCGCCCCGCGGCCTGCTTTGGCACCGCTACGAGCTCGACGCCGGCGGGCTCGTTGAAACCGCTCGGATCGTGCCGCCCACATCCCAGAACCAAGCTCGCATCGAAGCCGATCTCGTAGCCATTGCGCCCGAGCTGCTGCGGCTCGATCACGACGCAGCCACCCGCCGCTGCGAGCAGCTCATCCGCGCCTACGACCCCTGCATCTCGTGCGCGACCCACTTCCTCGAGCTGACCATCGATCGTGCCGGCGCGGATAGAAGCTCGGCTATATGATCAGCGTGAGCCGCGTTCGGGTCATTGCACTAGGCAACCGTCACGCCTCGGATGACGGCGCCGCCCTGCGCGCGGCGGATGCGCTCGAAGGCCAACAGGTCGTGCCCGCCGGCAGACCAGGGGCGGGATTGCTGGATCTGCTCGCTGCAGAGGGCCCGATCGTGTTGGTGGATGTGATCCGGAGCGGCGCCGCACCTGGCTCGATCGTGCAGCTGTCCCTGAGCGAGCTCGCCCGGGCCGCCGTCAGCGGCGCTCCTGTGTCCTCGCATGGTTTCGGGGCCGGCGAAGCGCTCGAGCTCGGGCACGCCCTGGGCCGACCCCTGCCAGATGGGTGCTTCGTCGGCATCGAAGGAAGCAGGTTCGAGCCGGGCGATCGGCTGTCTCCGCCCGTCGAAGCCGCCCTACCCGCGCTGGTCGCCG
This is a stretch of genomic DNA from Pseudomonadota bacterium. It encodes these proteins:
- a CDS encoding oxidoreductase; amino-acid sequence: MDSSNPVHARRPRLGVFKLASCDGCQLTLLDCEDELLAVAQAVDIVHFPEASSSLMPEGPFDVVLVEGSLSTSEQLEQLHRIRKNARALVTIGACATAGGIQALRNFADHAEFARAVYARPDMLPILAKSTPVAEHVSVDFELRGCPIDKRQLIELIAAMLVGRAPVIPNESVCMECKRRGAVCVVVTKNQACLGPVTHAGCGAICPAFARGCYGCFGPRERPNTRALAQHMRAQGLTGREIARSFRLFTAYAPEFREESERHES
- a CDS encoding nickel-dependent hydrogenase large subunit, giving the protein MSRERTYKVDLLTRVEGEGRFHLVVDGEDVKEAHLSIFEAPRFFEAFMRGRSFQEAPDIVARICGICPVAYQMSAVRALENALAWVPTPEIRTLRRLLYCGEWIESHALHVFLLHAPDFLGYASAMDMARDHKALVERGLRMKKAGNSLIEVLGGRAIHPVSVRVGGFSRAPSPAELGALRPALEQGLGDALTTVKWASGLRAPELESDYVFVTLCAQDYPLEWGDQIAISGRGQFPVEAFDELFEEQQVARSNALHCRLRDGTPYLCGPMARLNHAHERLHPTALAALATSGLTLPLRNPYRSIVVRAIELVHAFAEALAIIDGYSCPQPACFDLEAASASGSGASEAPRGLLWHRYELDAGGLVETARIVPPTSQNQARIEADLVAIAPELLRLDHDAATRRCEQLIRAYDPCISCATHFLELTIDRAGADRSSAI
- a CDS encoding hydrogenase maturation protease, with protein sequence MISVSRVRVIALGNRHASDDGAALRAADALEGQQVVPAGRPGAGLLDLLAAEGPIVLVDVIRSGAAPGSIVQLSLSELARAAVSGAPVSSHGFGAGEALELGHALGRPLPDGCFVGIEGSRFEPGDRLSPPVEAALPALVAALREAVRKATGGIAEELRGAAGRYGA